The Apodemus sylvaticus chromosome 19, mApoSyl1.1, whole genome shotgun sequence sequence TACTCTTCAAGCTAACAGTCATCAAAGGAAGCCATAGTGGGAATTCAGAGCTGGAACCTATAGACAGGGACTAAAACAAACTCCAGAAGCACATTGCTTGTTGGCTTCTTTCTGGGCCCATATTCAGATATATTTAGTACAAAACATAGACTCATCTGCCTAGAATGGTACCAACTATGTACTCTTGGTCCTCctccaaaaattaaaatcaagaaaattccccacaaATATGCCATGGGCTAGTATGATGGAGACAACTTCTCTATTGATATAATTTCTTCCCAGGTGTTTCAAGTTtgcttaaaatttataaaaactgACTAGCACAAATATTagccagaataaataaaatttaggacAGAAGCTATGTCTTGACTAATAAAAACtgtgttaaaattatttaaatatcttctCTGATCACAATGGCATAGCACTAGGAATCAATAGAAGGAAAAGCTTTCTAATATTTAGTAACACATGGAATTTAAGCTGCATATTCCTCCATTGCCAATGAAAATTACAATGAATGAGAGTAGTTAATGTGCATTAATACATGTGCAAAATGGTCTAAAACAAATTTAATCATAGAAACAATTCTTGTTATCCAAAATAGCAACTATAAAGATGaaagcaaaatataacaaaacctTAGGGGTTTATCAAAAACATTTCTAAGAGGGAAGTTGATAATACCAAATTTCATCAAGGGATGAGTTTTGTTCACATTGTTCTCAGTGTACATACTGgacaattccagttctagggagaCCAATAACTCTTCTGGCATCTgtagacatgtgcacacacacacacatatgcatcaataaaatatattacatatattaaatgGATACATCAAAAATTAAAGAACCAATGAAAAAGATACAATGAATGTCAACTATTCATGGTTGACCCTCCATTTTGAACCACTGATCTATCCTGCTTTCTTAATATTGAATACTTCACACTCTCAATTTCTAGATCTTAGTATTTATattaaatcagaagtgaaaatgcttgatttttatttgaaatatgtttATCTATTAGGATCATACTACTgtatctttcctttgattttaGTTAATAGTGTTGGCTGTGTAGAAATATCTGGAGTCTTGGAATAGGATAGAAGCACTAAATATTGGGTAAACTCTATTGTAGATGTAAATGAAATTACCAGCACATTAGAAATTTCACTATAAACATGACAGTGCTATGAAAGCTATTCAATCAATTTTAATAATCAAGCTTGACTTATATATTAGATTTATATTAATGGATTTATAGATTTAATagattaaattaataatttatattaatagattatttcatttaacatttgaatgtcaataagacaaaaataaagataattggtGTGACTTTTGAGTTCATATGGTTTTAAGAGCtacattttctccttaatttgCTCAATTTATAATTCTATAAGATTTTCATGTCTCCTTTGCTTAGCCTAActatacaaatagaaaagaacatgGATTTCACATTATGTAGACACTTAAAGACTTTTATAAACTAACTAGGGAAGACTGAATCTGAGAAACTCAGAATTCATGAAACCTTTCTATTTCCTCTTGAGTACATGTtttataaaagtgaaaaatacCTACAGGAAATAATGGTGTAGTAGATTGACTTTATTACATCAATTTGTTTTCTCAGATATTGAAAAATATTGGGCCTACaacagatattttttttaaaaaaaaatcagaatgctgTGAAAGTGTGAAGATTTTCACTATCAGTAAGATTAATCATAGTGGAAACACAGAAGCATGAAGAAGATTCCATTAAAAATCATAAGCACAAATAACTCAGACTCTCTCCACCCTACATTTTCCATAGGAAAATTATATTCACTACAGACATTAGAATATTcaaagggtctctctctctctctctctctctctctctctctctctctctctctctctctctctctctctctgtctctctctgtctctctccctctctctctccaaacagATTAGGCTCAAATTTCATGTCTGGTTTAGCCTAGGATGAATTGGATTCCTAAGATCATATGATAAGAATCACCTAATATTCTGAATAAAATCTAAGAAATCAAAGCTCAGGAAGCACCATCCAATGAAAATACTTAGGTAGAAAAAATTGAAATGTTATTGAAAATCTCACTTAGCAAAAGCACTGGatgtaaaaattaacaaaactccACTAATAGAGCCACTGAAGtagaccagtgagggaaaacccAAGTGTCTATTTTAGATTAGAACATTAACAAAGGACATTGGTCCAAGGATATAGGAGGCCATATTTCACTGGGTTCACAAAAACATCCTAGGAAAGAATACCTCAACGACTTCTAGCTAGCTGTGAATATACTTTATCTTTATATGAAAGAGATAAACGAGTAGACATACTTAATCTAATAAGAACgaaaattcttaataaaagagTGATCattaagaaagtaaaagaaaagaattgcagGAGTCTTGACAACAGCAAATGTTGTTTTCAATTTATTAGTTAATCTGATTGTCAGGTCTAGATGGGGCATCTCTGAGTATGATAATTAAGGGAGTAGTTTCCTGGCTTGGAGCAATCCAGAGAGGCTTGTGAGTTTAGTTTTAGAGCATGGGTCTCATGGTGACCCTGGGTAATGCATCTAGATCAGCACCTTTATTTTTGTGAGGACAGACAGATCTACATCTCTACCTggaaagaattttctttccagtGCTGTTATCTTTCCTTACCAACCTCTTCAAAGCTCCCTTTACATCTTTGTTTCTTAAAGTATAAATGAGGGGGTTTAGAGTAGGAATAACCACAGTATACAAAAGGGTGATAAACTTTCCCTGACTGTGTGCATAGGAGCTGTTAGGCTGGATATAGATAGCAGTGATTGTGCCATAAAATAGTACTACTACCAGCAGGTGGGATCCACAGGTTCCAAGAGCTTTACCCCAGGTTAGAGCTGCCCTTAACCTCATCAATGCTTGGGCAATGTATCCATATGACACCAAGATGAGTGTCAGGGGAAGGAGGAGCAATACCAAGGAAGCCATGAATAGCTGCACTTCATTGGTATGAATGTCTACACAGGCCAACTTGATCATGGCAGGAACTTCACAGATGAAGTGATAAATCCTGTGGTTCCCACAGCGAGGCAGGCGGAGGGTGATGGTGCCCTGAATCAGTGTGTTGCCCACTCCACTCAGCCATGCCACACCTGCAAGAGACTGGCAGAGCCGTGGGTGCATAACTGTAGTATAGTGAAGTGGTCGGCAAACAGCAGCATAGCGATCAAATGCCATAACTGCGAGGAGGACACATTCAGTGGACCCCAGAGCCAGAGACACATAAAGCTGAATAGCGCAGCCTGTGGCAGTAATTGTCTTGGCTGGGCCATGGAGGTTCCACAGCAGCTGAGGAACAATGCTGGTTGAAAAGCAGATATCAACGAAAGAGAGGTTGGTAAGGAAATAGTACATGGGCGTTTGGAGCGCAGAATCCAAACAGGAAATGAGGATGATCGCAGTGTTGCCTACCAGTGTCAGGAGGTAGGAGATCAGCACCACCACAAAGAGGATCTTCTCAAGTTGTGGCTGATCAGAGAAGCCCACCAGGATGAAATCTCCACCCGAGCTCTTGTTAATTGTCATCACTCTACTCACAAAAAGGAGGGTAACAAGTGCAGAAATACATGTTATATAAAGAGCAATGTAATGTGATCAGAAATCCTCTTGAGGGACATGAACTCTAAAGGAAGTAGAAGATGGGATATGTTCTATACAGGGGaaaggcaggagggagagagacagggagagagagagagagagagagagagagagagagagagagagagagagagagagagagagagagagagagactgaggttCTTCAAGGAGGAAAGTCAAAGAATACAGAGAACACTGAGACCTGTTAAAGGTACAGAGCTACACATAGAACTACAAACGACAAAGGAATGAGGTGAGAGAAATTGTCTTACCCAGGGAAGTGGACACCAATTGGTTAAGCAATTCCAAATGTCCAGTCCTAAAAACACATaggagtaacattatacagattgagcaggatacacatactcacacccacacacacacacatagacatttgTAAATGTAGGTATACATGtaataattaatgaagaaaagcCATGGATTGGAAAGAGAATAAGAGGAGTATATTGGAGgatatggaggaaggaaagagaatgggtaaatgatctaattatattacaatctcaaaaagtaaagaaaaaaatgttccagaAAGACTCAGAGCTATAAAACAGAACATGTAGAAAACACTCAACAATCAATGATTGCCCAATTCTTCTAAGTTGCCTCAATTGTTCTTTCAGGAAATTTGCCTTTTTCTTCCCCACCTTGTAAGACTATCAGCAACAGGTAGAAAGAGAGATTGCAAAGATATAAACAAGGTCTTTGGAGGTATCCAATTGTGTCCATAGGAAAAGTAACAAAGATGCatttggggaggaaaaaaaataaaaggacatgTTACTGTACTTCTCTACCTTAAATGAGAATTTGTAAGCTATTCTATTTCTCTaccttacatttatattttaaaaagcaccatGCTCAGAACAAAGTGCACAACCGTAATGACTTAACTGTTAGATATCATGCAtggactgttttttgttttttttttttttgccagaattTTTCTTATAATATGGTAACAGGCAGTCTGGAGTGTTTTAACAATCAATGTAGAGTATTCTTGCTAGTTTTGAATAATTTTAGAGTGTTGTAAAATTGTGTCagcattgtgcattttctttttaggaTACAGTACCTATGactcaatttttcatttttaatagctctcTCTTTGAACTTGTGCTTTATTAACTATTTCCCttattattttagtttcataGTATACAAGCAACAGGGGATATAAGTCTAATGGATTTCTTACTTTACATAGATcctttaaatatttgtgtttacatTGTACATGATTCTGTGCTACATGATACCATTTTCATAGAAATGTACATTGTATCTGGATTAAAACCCTTAATTTCCtatttaatttgattatttatcTAAGATTTTTCATGACTATCGTAGATAGGAAGCCTTATAGGTGATCACTTATCTTTTGGCTATAACTCTTCATTACTTAACCTCTTAAAGTCATAAATATAGGACGTTCAgcaatgtaaaattatttataaaaagtaatCAACTTCATACACTATCAATCAATTCAGGGTTTTGTAAAAtatttgtcttcctttctgttctcaGAATGATATCCCACTTGTGTTACTTCTTACCAAATCAAGTTTTAACTTCTTTATTCATCCTGTGTCTCTCCCTAAAACTATTTCAGTTATACCTGCCAACTTCTACCCACATGTCAGTACTATTTCCACATGAACATCTGCCTAGCAACACTGTCAACCACTAAGCATCCCTCCTGAAACCTTAGTTGCTTTGTTTGTAACCATGCAAATTTGCGCATGAGCCCACTTTCACAGAGTAGACCACATGTCTTAAAAGGGGAAGGAAACATTTAATGagcataaatgttatttttaatccttttcttGTTATCTAAAatgaatgattattttaaaacaacagaatAGACATAAATGTACTTTTAATAAGCTGATATCTTTactattttattaaattcttacCCTTTCTCACTTTCCTTTCTTAACTAGCAAATGTTGCTAAAGGCATCTATTAAATATACTGTGTGATAACATAATGTTTCATAAATTATCTAATTCAAAACTTAcatttatatgttaatatattcacatttattgaaaaataaacttaaaatgtaaaacttttaattaaatttataaaaatcgAAGAATGTGGCTAACACTATTAAAGTAGCAACACTAATTTCTCTCCAACAGAATCTACATATGAAAATTCATCCCTGGACAATAGTTTGCATGTCATACATTCACAGAATTCAGATTCGAGAACCTGAACTCATTCATTAATACATATTTGTTGAAAAACAAAtgtgtgctgggtggtggtggcacatgcctttaaccccagtacttgagaggcagaggcaggtgaatttctgagttcgaggctagccttgtctacagagtgagttccaggacagccagggctaaacagaaaaaccctgtcttgaagaaaaaaagaaaagaaaagaaaagaaaagaaaagaaaagaaaagaaaagaaaagaaaagaaaagaaagaaaaacaaatgtgtttCGTCCCTAACTTTGTGCTCTCCACATTCTTCAGTCAGTGTACTTGAATGTCCTCAAAAATGGTGTAAAaccatattttaatattatagtgatgtaaaataaaatttcacagaTATGTTAGAGTATTTGTTTGAATAGCAAatgctatatattatattttcaagtttttcctCTGATATGGTCATCATGTCCAAATATACTTATTTAACACAACCTTGTTGAGAAGCTCGAGGGCATAAACATCTTATTTTActcacattttaaatgtaagtatTTAATAAGAATGcaatgttttttttattctttatatttttccaaaCAGACAATCATTCAAAATCCAGGGAATATAGTTACTgtacatacacatgagcacaatGAACCAAAGACTGTCTCTTCAGTAGCCCATACACATCCAACACTATTGCTGTATCAGAAAGAACTTCATATTTTTTGTTcttcagaaaaatgtaaaattggaaagaattgaagaaatataagcCACAAAGAAATCCTTCCAAATATAGGAGTTATATAtgtagagatagagatggagatagagatagagatagagatagagatagagatagagatagagatagagatatattgatgaatgtatatttttcagattaaaggtaactataaaatatgaagtatttCAAATCCAATTTTATAGTCAAATGTAATTTGCTATATTAATCAGAAACACTTTAAATGTTTAGCATAAGAGACATGTTAATCATTAGCTGAATCATTTAAAGAAAGCTGACTTGGCagttaatgaaaataatattgttttcttAGCTAGTGATTTTGTAGTACAGACAGAtgagcaaaagaaaaatgtatggcTATTATTTCCTCACCTCTGAAACTTTTGTCCCTTCATCATTTCATTTACTTTCCCAGGCTGAGAAGATGATGATTTCCAGAAATTAGATTCTTAAAAAGAATCTTAGAATTTAAGGCCAAATATCATATGTTAGTGCTTTGTCCAGAGCCCTGGCACactgaagtgtgtcactgcagcaGGAAATGATATCAGTCTAAACTGGGGCCTAGGGAGCCCTATATTCCTAATAGGGCAATTATCATCAGTCATGAGAGTGACCAAGagcaaaatcttctgggaaactGCATTATAATCACTGTTTCTGTACAGGTAGGTCTTTAATATGAGGCTATCAAGTCACATTCTGAACTAGGATTGTgaagcaaatgaaaataaatttctcacTCTGAGCAAGACTAAAGACCTTATTCTCATGGATATAGTTGCCTTTATTGATATAATTTGTAGTCTGTATATAATCAGAGCATAATTTAAAGGTCCCATAACCTGAATATCACAGGGATATATTTTCATATGTGGAGTCTGTTGGAGAGAAATAAGAGTAGGTATACTGACAGTGTTATCCACATTCTTAAATCATTAAATCATAGCTGTTAGATATGCTCCTGATGCCCAGGGTTCCTTGAGTAAAAAACTATGTTGgtgagttttatgtcaacttaacacaagctataGTTATTTGGAAAGAGGGATCCTCTATTGAGAAAATGGGCCTACCAGATTAACTGTGggcaaacttgtttttttttttttcttgattaagTGGTGTGGGAGGACACATCTCCTTATGAGTAATATCACCTCCCCTGCTGCTATTTTCACTCCTAGTCAGACAGGACAAGCGGCCCCAGGTACCAAGATATTCtgagtctaagatctctggggatgcaaccCACCAAGCTGTAAGCTgctacctgcacccaggacctgggcagatggGCAGTTCTTTTGGGGCCAGACAGACGTGGGTCTTGTGCCCTACTGGGAAGTCGGAGCGTGGAGGTGCCCCCccccaccatctttgctcctgatCAGACAGAACAAGCTCCCCAGGTACCGAGATATTCAGAGTCTAAGTTCTCTGGGGAAGAAGACCGCCAAGCTGCAGGCTGCTGCATACACCCAGGACCTGGGTAGATCTAAggttcttctgtgtgccagccaggcatgggtcctgtgccatGAGGGGTGCCTGCTGGatccctgctgccatgttccctccctgacggagcagatgggcagcaccaggtttgatgcacagagaaaacccaagtataacagtgcttggggcaggacacaccagggcttcagaggagagcagcacatcagcaatatgtgccaggggaaacccagtcatccagtggcacagaaatagccttatgggCTCATAGGAGGGTCAAGCACCAGCCAATggcaacaggaccaactaacgccggagataaccagatgacaaaaggcaaacgtaggaacattactaacagaaatcaaggcaatatggcagcatctgaacccaattctctaacaatagcaagtcctggatacccccaacccatcagaaaaaaaaaaagatttggattgaaaatcactagtcatgatgctgttagaagaacacaagaaggacataaatgaatctcttaaagaaatacaggagaaaatggatcaaaagttagaagtcttacaagggaaacacaaaaatcacttaaagaaattcagaagaaaatgggtcaaaagatagaatgcctataaggaggaaatgcaaaaatcacttaaagaaatgcaggagaacttgcatcaacaggcagaagtcattaaaaaaaaaggaaacacaaaggtctcttaaagaattacaggaaaacacaaacaagtgaaggacctgagcaaaaccatccaggatctaaaaacagaagtagaaacaagtaagaaatcgCAAagagagacaattttggagatagaaaaccttggcaagaaataaggggccatagatgcaaatatcaacaacagaatacaagagatagaagaaaaaaatctcagatgccgaagataccatagaaaccatgaactcaacattgaaagaaaatgcaaaatgcaaaaagcttgtaacccaaaacatccaggaaatccagggcacaatgagaagacgagacctaaggattataggtatagatgagagtgaagatttacaacttaaagggccagcaaatatcttcaacaaaattatggaagaaaacttccctaacctaaaaagagagagatggccatgaatatacaagaagcctacagaactccaaacagattgggcCGGAACTTAAATACCTCCtatcacgtaataatcaaaaccccaaatgtactaaacaaagaaagaatattaaaggcagtaagagaaaaaggccaagtaacatataaaggaagacctatcaggattacaccaggcttctcaccagaggccatgaaagctagaagatcctgggcagagctcatgcagactctaagagaacacaaatgccagccaaattattatacccagcaaaactctcaagcaccatagatggagaaatcaagatattccatgacaaaagcaaatttacacaatatctttgcacaaacccagccctacaaaggataatagggggaaaaacaccaatacaaggagggaaactacaccctggaaaaagcaagatagtagccttctttcatcaaacccaaaagaagataaccaatcaaatataaaaaataacatcaaaaataacaggaagtaataatcactattctttaatatttcttaacatcaatgtactccaTTCCCcactaaaaagacatagactaagagactggatacataaacaggacccaatattttgctacatacaggaaacacacctcagtgtcaaagaaaacactatcttagagtaaaaggctggaagacaattttacaagccggAAACAAGTAgaagtagccactctaatatcagttGAAATAGACTTTcaccctaaagtcatcaaaagagacacagaaggacactccatgctggtcaaaggaaaaatccactaagaagaactctcaatcctgaacatctatgcttgaaatgcaagggcaccctcatttgtaaaagaaactttactaaagctcagagcacacattgcacctaacacaataattgtgggtgacttcaacactccactctcctcaatggaccaatcaggaaacaggaactaaacagggacacagtgaaactaattgaagctttggaccaattgaatatagccatatttatagaacatttcaccataaagcaaaagaatatacctttttctcagcacctcatggtaccttctccaaaatcgatcatataattggtcacaagacagacctcaacaattataagaagatctaaacaatcccatgcctcctatcagatcactatggagtgaacgtggacttcaatagcaacaaaaacaacagaaagcccacatatacatggaaactgaacaagaatcaataataccttggtcaaggaagaaataaagaaagaaacaatttttagaatttaaggaaaacgaagacacaacatacacaaatctatgggacacaatgaaagcagtgctaagaggaaaactcatagccctgagtgcctccaaaaagaaactggagagagcatacactagcagcttaatcgcacaactgaaagccttggaacaaaaagaagctacttcacccaggaagagaagacaggaaatcatcaaactcaaagctgaaatcaatcaagtagaaacaaagagaaccatacaaagaatcaacaaaacaggagctggttctttgagaaaatcaacaagatagataaacccttagccagactaaccaaagggcacagagacagtatccaaattaacaaaattagaaatgaaaagggagatataagaacagaaactgaggaaattcaaaaaatcatcagatcttacttcaaaagtctatactcaaaacaactggagaatcttgaggaaatggaccaTTTCCTAGAtggataccaaacaccaaaattaaatcaggattaaatagatcatctaaacagtccaataacccctaaagaaataaaagggatcatagaaagccttccgaacaaaaaaagcacaggaccagatggttctagtgcagagttctatcagaccttcaaagaagactcaacaccaatactcttcaaactattccaccaaatagaaacagaaggaatactacccagctcattctacaaagccacaattaagctgataccaaaaccacacaaagatctgacaaagaaagagaattacaggccgatatcccttatgaatatcaatgcaaaaatactcaataaaactcttgccaaccgaatccaagaacacatcaaaacgatcatccaccatgaccaagtaggctccatcccagggatgcagggatgattcaatatacagaagtccattagtgctatccactacataaacaaactcaaagaaaaaactacatggtcatttcattagatgctgaaaaagcatttagcaagattcagtatcctttcatgctaaaagtcttgtaaagaacagaaattcaaggcccatagctaaacatagttaaagcaatatacagcaaaccagtagccaacatcaaactaaatggagagaaacttgaagcaatcccactaaaatcagggaccagacaacgctgccctctttctccacatcttttcaatatagttcttgaagttctagttagagcaattagacaacataaggaggtcaaagggatacaaattggaaagaagtcaaactatcactatttgcagatgatatgatagtatacttaagtgacaaaaaacaaacaaacaaacaaaaaaaaaaaaacctccaccagagaattcctacagctaataaacaacttcagcaaagtggctggttataaaatcaactcaaacaagtcagtagccttcctatactcaaagaataaacagtctgagaaagaagttagggaaatgacaccctttacaatagccacaaacaatataaagtatcttggtgtgactctaaccaaacaagtgaaagatctaaacgacaagaacttcaggtctctgaagaaggaaatcgaagacctcagaaaatggaaaaatctgccatgctcgtggatcggcaggattaatatagttaaaatggccatcttgccaaaagcgatctagagattcaacgcaatccccatcaaaatcccaactcagttcttcatagagttagaaagagcaattcttaaattatctggaataacaaaaaaataacccaggataactaaaactattctcagcagtaaaagaacttctagggaaatcagtatcccagacctcaagcaatactacagagcaatagtgttaagaaattcatggtattggtacagtgacaggcaagtggaccaatggaataggattgaagacccagaaatgaacccacacacctatgacctcttgatcttcgacaaaggagctgaaaacatccagtggaaaaaagatagccttttcaacaaatggtgttggttcaattggaggtcagcatacagaaaaatgcaaattgatccattgttatctcctcatactaa is a genomic window containing:
- the LOC127669805 gene encoding olfactory receptor 2G3-like — its product is MTINKSSGGDFILVGFSDQPQLEKILFVVVLISYLLTLVGNTAIILISCLDSALQTPMYYFLTNLSFVDICFSTSIVPQLLWNLHGPAKTITATGCAIQLYVSLALGSTECVLLAVMAFDRYAAVCRPLHYTTVMHPRLCQSLAGVAWLSGVGNTLIQGTITLRLPRCGNHRIYHFICEVPAMIKLACVDIHTNEVQLFMASLVLLLLPLTLILVSYGYIAQALMRLRAALTWGKALGTCGSHLLVVVLFYGTITAIYIQPNSSYAHSQGKFITLLYTVVIPTLNPLIYTLRNKDVKGALKRLVRKDNSTGKKILSR